A window of Streptomyces sp. DG1A-41 contains these coding sequences:
- a CDS encoding transketolase — protein sequence MTNATDMTYTYADLPGLMGLMTGDEKHGPAATSTLDVLWVLYDRVLRVSPERMADPERDRFLLSKGHGPMAYYAVLAAKGFVPVGWLPGFGSYDSPLGHHPDRTLVPGAEIGSGSLGHGLPIAVGTALGLRAQGLDEPRVWALIGDAELDEGSNHEAIAFAGPAGLDRLHTVVVDNSSATHARPGGITARFEAAGWSALTVDGRDHETLYAAFTTPHPGRPHVVVARVEPKSA from the coding sequence ATGACGAACGCGACGGACATGACCTACACGTACGCCGACCTGCCGGGGCTCATGGGCCTGATGACCGGCGACGAGAAGCACGGCCCGGCCGCGACGTCCACGCTGGACGTGCTGTGGGTGCTGTACGACCGGGTGCTGCGGGTGAGCCCGGAGCGGATGGCCGACCCGGAGCGGGACCGGTTCCTGCTGTCCAAGGGACACGGGCCGATGGCGTACTACGCCGTGCTGGCCGCCAAGGGTTTCGTGCCGGTGGGGTGGCTGCCGGGCTTCGGCTCGTACGACTCCCCACTCGGGCACCATCCCGACCGCACGCTCGTGCCGGGGGCCGAGATCGGCAGCGGATCGCTCGGGCACGGGCTGCCGATCGCCGTCGGTACGGCACTGGGACTGCGCGCCCAGGGGCTCGACGAGCCGCGGGTGTGGGCGCTGATCGGGGACGCCGAGCTGGACGAGGGCAGCAACCACGAGGCGATCGCCTTCGCCGGACCCGCCGGGCTCGACCGGCTGCACACCGTCGTCGTCGACAACTCCTCCGCGACACACGCCCGACCCGGCGGGATCACCGCCCGCTTCGAGGCGGCGGGCTGGTCCGCGCTGACCGTCGACGGCCGTGACCACGAGACGCTGTACGCCGCCTTCACCACACCGCACCCGGGCCGCCCTCATGTGGTCGTGGCCCGGGTCGAGCCCAAGTCCGCCTGA
- a CDS encoding glycoside hydrolase family 43 protein → MPLHDPFVVADGETRTYHLYTSNDPSVSGVDGTGTMVYRSHDLRDWTRPVVVFLTAEQKGIWATDGAWAPEVHAWDGRYYLFTTLHNENRPLPVPPPNQWGVPFRTPTHMRGTITAVSDSLLGPFTVLDPARPVPPEHLMTLDGTLYADPAGQPWMVYAHEWLQTIDGTMEAIRLAPDLSRTVGDPVFLFKASDASWTAEQIPAGVPHQLPPYITDGPQLYRTPDGSLLLLWSTYEKNTAGQDGTISGGYVQTYAVSKSGDIHGPWQQHRPLVRDDSGHGMLFHTFDGRLMMILHRPFENARGKLYEMEMRGHQLKVLRRRDDLDGGG, encoded by the coding sequence ATGCCGCTGCACGATCCGTTCGTCGTCGCCGACGGCGAGACCCGCACCTACCACCTCTATACGTCCAACGATCCCTCCGTATCGGGCGTGGACGGCACCGGCACGATGGTCTACCGCAGCCACGACCTGCGCGACTGGACGCGCCCCGTCGTGGTGTTCCTGACCGCCGAGCAGAAGGGCATCTGGGCGACGGACGGCGCGTGGGCGCCGGAGGTGCACGCCTGGGACGGCAGGTACTACCTCTTCACGACGCTGCACAACGAGAACCGGCCGCTCCCGGTCCCGCCACCCAACCAGTGGGGTGTCCCGTTCCGGACCCCGACCCATATGCGCGGCACGATCACGGCCGTCTCCGACTCGCTGCTGGGCCCGTTCACGGTGCTCGACCCGGCACGTCCCGTCCCGCCCGAGCACCTCATGACCCTCGACGGCACGCTGTACGCCGACCCGGCCGGGCAGCCCTGGATGGTGTACGCGCACGAGTGGCTCCAGACGATCGACGGAACCATGGAGGCGATCCGGCTGGCCCCCGACCTGTCCCGGACGGTCGGCGACCCGGTGTTCCTCTTCAAGGCCTCGGACGCGTCCTGGACCGCCGAGCAGATCCCCGCGGGCGTACCTCACCAGCTGCCGCCCTACATCACCGACGGCCCCCAGCTGTACCGCACCCCCGACGGGTCTCTGCTCCTACTGTGGTCGACCTACGAGAAGAACACGGCCGGCCAGGACGGCACGATCAGCGGCGGCTATGTGCAGACGTACGCCGTGTCGAAGTCCGGGGACATCCACGGCCCGTGGCAGCAGCACCGGCCGCTGGTCCGCGACGACAGCGGCCACGGCATGCTGTTCCACACCTTCGACGGCCGCCTGATGATGATCCTCCACCGGCCCTTCGAGAACGCACGCGGGAAGCTGTACGAGATGGAGATGCGCGGTCACCAGCTGAAGGTGCTGCGCCGGCGCGACGACCTGGACGGGGGCGGCTGA
- a CDS encoding NUDIX hydrolase family protein, producing the protein MSDMTETTPGWLSSDDLEMARARMPILYVEAVPVRVDDSGEVTSVGLLLRIGPDGTVSRTLVSGRVLHHERVRDALLRHLEKDLGPVALPRVPASLQPFTVAEYFPTQGITPYHDPRQHAVSLAYIVPVTGDCRPRQDALDLVWFSPQEAVSEAVQSEMPGGHGVLLKQALAHAGCVI; encoded by the coding sequence ATGTCTGACATGACCGAAACCACGCCCGGCTGGCTGTCCTCCGACGACCTGGAGATGGCGCGCGCCCGCATGCCGATCCTCTACGTCGAGGCGGTCCCGGTACGCGTCGACGACAGCGGGGAAGTCACCAGTGTCGGCCTGCTGCTGCGCATCGGGCCCGACGGAACGGTCAGCCGGACGCTGGTCTCCGGCCGCGTGCTGCACCACGAACGCGTCCGCGACGCCCTCCTGCGCCACCTGGAGAAGGACCTCGGCCCGGTCGCGCTGCCCCGCGTCCCGGCGTCGCTCCAGCCGTTCACGGTCGCGGAGTACTTCCCGACGCAGGGCATCACGCCGTACCACGACCCTCGTCAGCACGCGGTGTCCCTTGCCTACATCGTGCCGGTGACGGGCGACTGCCGGCCCCGGCAGGACGCCCTCGACCTCGTGTGGTTCAGCCCGCAGGAGGCCGTCTCGGAGGCGGTGCAGAGCGAGATGCCGGGCGGCCACGGGGTGCTGCTCAAGCAGGCGCTGGCCCACGCGGGCTGCGTGATCTGA
- a CDS encoding amidohydrolase family protein translates to MGAVREALDALRLVDHHCHGTVAADLGREAFEPLLTEGDAWPGVSPFDSPVGVAVRRHCAPLLDLPRHAPVEQYLARRSELGRREVQRRFLTSSGTDVFCVDTGYAPHRLTTPREIAEAAGGSAYEVVRLEGVAESVRATGVEPDAYADAFRAAALDAVRRPGVVAVKSVAAYRTGFDLDPARPSDAEVTGAARHWAARGGRLDDPVLVRHLLWTAVDLGLPLQLHTGFGDNDIRLHRADPAHLTDWLHLTAGTIPVLLLHCWPYQRQAGYLAAVFERVYLDVGLTLHHVGPARAGAVLAEALEITPFRKLLYSSDAYGVPEFFHLGALAFRQGLAGLLQERVDADELSLPDALRIARWAGRDNARRVYRLPDDSPGDG, encoded by the coding sequence GTGGGCGCGGTACGCGAAGCGCTCGACGCTCTGCGCCTGGTCGACCACCACTGCCACGGCACGGTTGCCGCCGATCTCGGCCGGGAGGCCTTCGAGCCACTGCTCACGGAGGGCGACGCGTGGCCGGGCGTCTCGCCCTTCGACAGCCCGGTGGGCGTGGCCGTGCGCCGCCACTGCGCTCCCCTGCTGGACCTGCCGCGGCACGCCCCCGTGGAGCAGTACCTGGCCCGGCGCTCGGAGCTCGGCCGGCGCGAGGTGCAGCGGCGCTTCCTGACCTCCTCGGGCACGGACGTCTTCTGCGTCGACACCGGTTACGCGCCCCACCGGCTCACGACCCCACGCGAGATCGCCGAGGCCGCGGGCGGGTCCGCGTACGAGGTCGTGCGGCTGGAGGGCGTCGCCGAGTCGGTGCGGGCGACGGGGGTGGAGCCGGACGCCTACGCGGACGCCTTCCGCGCTGCGGCGCTGGACGCCGTGCGGCGGCCCGGCGTGGTGGCCGTGAAGTCGGTGGCGGCCTACCGCACCGGTTTCGACCTGGACCCGGCCCGCCCCTCGGACGCGGAGGTCACCGGCGCCGCCCGGCACTGGGCCGCCCGCGGCGGCCGCCTGGACGACCCGGTCCTGGTACGGCACCTGCTGTGGACCGCCGTGGACCTCGGTCTGCCGCTCCAACTGCACACCGGGTTCGGTGACAACGACATCCGGCTGCACCGGGCCGACCCGGCCCATCTCACGGACTGGCTGCACCTGACCGCCGGGACGATCCCCGTCCTGCTGCTGCACTGCTGGCCCTACCAGCGGCAGGCCGGTTACCTCGCGGCGGTCTTCGAGCGGGTGTATCTCGACGTGGGCCTCACGCTCCACCACGTCGGCCCCGCCCGGGCCGGTGCGGTCCTCGCGGAGGCCCTGGAGATCACACCGTTCCGCAAACTGCTGTACAGCTCCGACGCCTATGGTGTGCCCGAGTTCTTCCACCTCGGGGCGCTCGCCTTCCGGCAGGGCCTGGCGGGACTTCTCCAGGAGCGGGTGGACGCCGACGAGCTGTCCCTGCCGGACGCGCTGCGGATCGCCCGGTGGGCGGGCCGGGACAATGCCCGGCGGGTCTACCGTCTCCCGGACGACTCCCCGGGAGACGGTTGA
- a CDS encoding glutamine synthetase family protein, which produces MTTLADPVPGGRPGDVERATALSGELSGRGVHGVVLSYVDTAGIGRVKTVPTARLASAAAWGVGMSPVFDTFLANDSIVTTDVLGSPDGDLRLYPDLDEFVVLAGQPGWAWAPVDRVTQEGERHPGCGRTFLRRVVTGAAERHGLTFKAAVEVEWTVARGDAPGDAFVPATTGPAYGAARQVELGDYTADLLAACAAQGLDVEQVHPEYAAGQFEISVGAVDPVAAADRSVLVRQTVRAVAQRHGLRVSFAPAVVGQGVGNGGHVHLSAWRDGVNLHSGGEGRYGMTAEAESFAAGVLAHLRGLTAVTAPSPASYLRLRPSQWAGVFTAWGRETRETALRVVTGTAGTRDRAANLEVKPVDLAANPYLAIGSLIAAGLDGLASSAALPEETTGDPARLGEAEAAARGVRRLPVSLERAVEEFREDDVLRAALGPVLADAVIAVRRGELASVAGLDDDQVAAAYRWKY; this is translated from the coding sequence ATGACGACCCTGGCCGACCCCGTGCCCGGCGGGCGTCCCGGTGATGTCGAGCGGGCCACCGCGCTGAGCGGCGAGCTGTCCGGGCGGGGTGTGCACGGCGTCGTGCTGTCCTACGTCGACACCGCGGGCATCGGCAGGGTGAAGACCGTCCCGACGGCCAGGCTCGCCTCGGCCGCGGCCTGGGGCGTCGGCATGTCCCCGGTGTTCGACACGTTCCTGGCGAACGACTCCATCGTCACCACCGACGTCCTCGGCTCCCCCGACGGCGATCTGCGCCTCTACCCGGACCTGGACGAGTTCGTGGTGCTGGCCGGGCAGCCCGGCTGGGCGTGGGCGCCGGTGGACCGGGTCACGCAGGAGGGGGAGCGGCATCCCGGCTGCGGGCGCACGTTCCTGCGCCGGGTCGTCACCGGGGCGGCCGAGCGGCACGGCCTGACGTTCAAGGCGGCCGTGGAGGTCGAGTGGACCGTGGCCCGCGGGGACGCGCCCGGCGACGCGTTCGTGCCCGCGACGACCGGTCCGGCGTACGGGGCCGCGCGGCAGGTGGAGCTCGGCGACTACACCGCCGACCTGCTGGCGGCGTGCGCGGCCCAGGGCCTCGACGTGGAACAGGTCCATCCCGAGTACGCGGCCGGGCAGTTCGAGATCTCGGTGGGGGCCGTCGACCCGGTGGCGGCGGCCGACCGCAGCGTGCTGGTGCGGCAGACGGTCCGCGCGGTGGCCCAGCGGCACGGGCTGCGCGTCTCGTTCGCCCCGGCCGTCGTGGGGCAGGGCGTCGGCAACGGCGGGCATGTCCATCTCTCCGCCTGGCGCGACGGGGTCAATCTGCACTCCGGGGGCGAGGGCCGGTACGGCATGACGGCCGAGGCGGAGTCGTTCGCGGCCGGCGTCCTCGCCCACCTGCGCGGTCTCACGGCGGTGACCGCGCCGAGCCCCGCCAGCTATCTGCGGCTCAGGCCCTCCCAGTGGGCCGGGGTGTTCACCGCGTGGGGCCGCGAGACCCGGGAGACCGCCCTGCGGGTCGTCACCGGCACGGCGGGCACGCGCGACCGGGCGGCGAACCTCGAGGTCAAGCCCGTCGACCTGGCCGCCAACCCCTACCTCGCGATCGGCTCCCTGATCGCCGCCGGGCTGGACGGCCTGGCCTCGTCCGCCGCCCTGCCCGAGGAGACCACCGGAGATCCGGCACGGCTGGGCGAGGCGGAGGCTGCGGCCCGGGGCGTACGGCGGCTGCCGGTCTCGCTGGAGCGGGCCGTCGAGGAGTTCCGCGAGGACGATGTGCTGCGGGCCGCCCTCGGCCCGGTCCTGGCCGACGCGGTGATCGCCGTACGGCGGGGCGAGCTGGCGTCCGTCGCCGGTCTCGACGACGACCAGGTGGCGGCGGCGTACCGGTGGAAGTACTGA
- a CDS encoding SAM-dependent methyltransferase has product MSESHTPTSGSARLNTGVAHNARVWNYWIGGKDNYEVDQRVGEHVAGMFPIIRDIARADRDFLGRAVSFLAGERGVRQFLDVGTGLPTADNTHEIAQRLAPDSRIVYVDNDPIVLVHARTLLTGTRDGVTAYIDADVHDPDAILERAGHTLDFTRPVAVMMLGILNFVLDLEKARDIVRRVMAAVPSGSFLVLTHPTFDDELGGAGQIPAMKFWNENATPPITARSGADIAAFFDGLELLEPGMVSCGQWRADADSAVLVPQYGAVAVKP; this is encoded by the coding sequence GTGAGTGAGAGCCACACCCCGACGAGCGGCTCGGCGAGGCTGAACACCGGTGTGGCGCACAACGCGCGCGTGTGGAACTACTGGATCGGCGGCAAGGACAACTACGAGGTCGACCAGCGGGTCGGCGAGCACGTGGCCGGCATGTTCCCGATCATCCGGGACATCGCCCGGGCGGACCGGGACTTCCTGGGCCGTGCCGTGTCGTTCCTGGCCGGCGAGCGCGGAGTGCGGCAGTTCCTCGACGTCGGCACGGGGCTGCCGACGGCGGACAACACCCACGAGATCGCCCAGCGGCTCGCGCCCGACTCACGGATCGTCTACGTCGACAACGACCCGATCGTGCTGGTGCACGCCCGCACTCTGCTGACCGGCACCCGCGACGGCGTCACGGCCTACATCGACGCCGACGTGCACGACCCGGACGCCATCCTCGAACGGGCCGGGCACACCCTCGACTTCACCCGGCCAGTCGCCGTCATGATGCTGGGCATCCTCAACTTCGTCCTGGACCTTGAGAAGGCCCGGGACATCGTGCGCCGCGTGATGGCCGCGGTCCCCTCCGGCAGCTTCCTGGTCCTCACCCACCCGACCTTCGACGACGAGCTCGGCGGCGCGGGCCAGATCCCGGCCATGAAGTTCTGGAACGAGAACGCCACTCCCCCGATCACCGCCCGCAGCGGCGCGGACATCGCCGCGTTCTTCGACGGTCTGGAGCTGCTCGAGCCGGGCATGGTGTCGTGCGGGCAGTGGCGTGCCGACGCCGACTCGGCCGTGCTGGTGCCGCAGTACGGCGCGGTGGCCGTGAAGCCCTGA